In a genomic window of Vespula vulgaris chromosome 13, iyVesVulg1.1, whole genome shotgun sequence:
- the LOC127068656 gene encoding serine/threonine-protein kinase ICK isoform X1, translating to MRKKMNRYITLNQLGDGTFGSVVLGERIDTGEKVAIKRMKRKYYSWEEAMNLREVKSLKKLSHANVVKLKEVIRENDVLYFVFEYMKENLYQLMKDRDKLFPEPVIRNMVYQVLQGLAFMHKHGFFHRDMKPENLLCMGPELVKIADFGLAREIRSRPPYTDYVSTRWYRAPEVLLHSTNYNSPIDIWAVGCIMAELYTFRPLFPGKSEIDEIFKICSVIGTPEKDDWPEGYQLASAMNFKFPNFTKTSLAVLIPNASQEAVILMEDMLQWNPIKRPTAQQSLRYPYYQIGIQRVVSSKKIGVSSQRELIMNKVNLPPPIPKQSNYHQHEDIINNVVQSRVQEKIVQPQQQPVLPLLNHNNRKRENNSSKWDEDDFADILGSKIIPESIETKLLPDRVYKENRANWNANYAEAENFKQTNMNWSLPVWNETMQLKNWNQQSQSATKNTRKVSAKQHYLSVARYVAGQTTNLSSRNGDTDSNRSRITMNGMIGPPSSEKYEEYNDNFWGPRENVENQTRQHYLPRNRFIAEQNSRMPYPSVYGTHNIKQPNKSALQTNLFGSVLNVRGSGGGLHGRTDWAAKYLK from the exons ATGCGGAAGAAGATGAATCGGTATATAACCTTGAACCAACTTGGTGACGGTACCTTTGGTTCCGTTGTACTTGGCGAACGTATCGACACTGGAGAAAAGGTCGccataaaaagaatgaaaaggaaatacTATTCTTGGGAGGAAGCCATGAATCTTCGAGAGGTCAAG TCCTTGAAGAAACTTAGCCACGCGAACGTTGTGAAATTGAAGGAAGTTATTCGAGAAAATGACGTACTATACTTTGTCTTCGAGTATATGAAGGAGAACTTGTATCAATTAATGAAGGATag ggACAAGCTTTTTCCAGAACCGGTGATCAGAAACATGGTGTACCAAGTTTTACAAGGACTTGCCTTTATGCACAAACACGGTTTTTTTCATCGTGACATGAAgccagaaaatttattatgcatGGGGCCGGAACTGGTAAAGATAGCTGACTTTGGATTAGCCCGGGAAATACGGTCAAGGCCACCCTACACCGACTATGTGTCGACTAGATg GTATAGAGCACCAGAAGTTTTGCTACATTCGACGAACTATAATAGTCCAATTGATATTTGGGCTGTTGGATGTATTATGGCTGAACTTTACACATTCAGACCTCTATTTCCTGGCAAAAGTGAGATAGacgagatatttaaaatatgttcAGTCATTGGGACACCGGAGAAAGATGACTGGCCCGAAGGTTATCAGTTAGCATCAGcaatgaattttaaatttccAAATTTCACAAAAACGTCATTAGCTGTACTGATACCCAATGCAAGTCAAGAAGCTGTGATATTGATGGAAGATATGTTACAATGGAATCCTATTAAAAGGCCAACGGCACAACAATCTTTGAg GTATCCGTATTATCAAATTGGAATTCAACGTGTGGTTAGCAGTAAAAAAATTGGAGTATCATCGCAGAGAGAATTGATAATGAACAAAGTCAATCTTCCACCGCCGATTCCAAAACAATCAAATTATCATCAGCATGAAGATATAATCAATAACGTAGTACAATCTAG agtACAAGAGAAGATTGTACAGCCACAGCAACAACCGGTATTACCATTATTGAATCATAATAATCGTAAACGTGAAAACAACTCGTCTAAATGGGACGAAGATGATTTCGCTGATATCTTAGG AAGCAAGATAATCCCAGAGAGCATCGAAACAAAGCTACTGCCTGATCGTGTTTACAAAGAAAATCGTGCCAATTGGAATGCCAATTATGCCGAGGCTGAGAATTTCAAGCAGACCAATATGAATTGGTCATTACCGGTTTGGAACGAGACGATGCAATTAAAGAATTGGAATCAACAATCTCAATCGGCTACGAAGAACACTAGGAAGGTCTCAGCTAAACAACATTATCTCAGCGTGGCTCGGTACGTCGCTGGCCAAACCACAAATTTGTCGTCCAG aaACGGAGACACCGACTCGAATCGATCAAGAATTACGATGAACGGCATGATAGGTCCACCTAGTTCAGAAAAATATGAGGAATACAATGACAACTTTTGGGGACCCAGAGAGAACGTTGAGAATCAAACAAGGCAGCATTATCTCCCAAGAAATCGTTTCATAGCCGAGCAAAACTCAAGAATGCCTTATCCCAGTGTTTATGGTACGCATAATA
- the LOC127068656 gene encoding serine/threonine-protein kinase dyf-5 isoform X3, whose product MRKKMNRYITLNQLGDGTFGSVVLGERIDTGEKVAIKRMKRKYYSWEEAMNLREVKSLKKLSHANVVKLKEVIRENDVLYFVFEYMKENLYQLMKDRDKLFPEPVIRNMVYQVLQGLAFMHKHGFFHRDMKPENLLCMGPELVKIADFGLAREIRSRPPYTDYVSTRWYRAPEVLLHSTNYNSPIDIWAVGCIMAELYTFRPLFPGKSEIDEIFKICSVIGTPEKDDWPEGYQLASAMNFKFPNFTKTSLAVLIPNASQEAVILMEDMLQWNPIKRPTAQQSLRYPYYQIGIQRVVSSKKIGVSSQRELIMNKVNLPPPIPKQSNYHQHEDIINNVVQSRVQEKIVQPQQQPVLPLLNHNNRKRENNSSKWDEDDFADILGSKIIPESIETKLLPDRVYKENRANWNANYAEAENFKQTNMNWSLPVWNETMQLKNWNQQSQSATKNTRKVSAKQHYLSVARNGDTDSNRSRITMNGMIGPPSSEKYEEYNDNFWGPRENVENQTRQHYLPRNRFIAEQNSRMPYPSVYGTHNIKQPNKSALQTNLFGSVLNVRGSGGGLHGRTDWAAKYLK is encoded by the exons ATGCGGAAGAAGATGAATCGGTATATAACCTTGAACCAACTTGGTGACGGTACCTTTGGTTCCGTTGTACTTGGCGAACGTATCGACACTGGAGAAAAGGTCGccataaaaagaatgaaaaggaaatacTATTCTTGGGAGGAAGCCATGAATCTTCGAGAGGTCAAG TCCTTGAAGAAACTTAGCCACGCGAACGTTGTGAAATTGAAGGAAGTTATTCGAGAAAATGACGTACTATACTTTGTCTTCGAGTATATGAAGGAGAACTTGTATCAATTAATGAAGGATag ggACAAGCTTTTTCCAGAACCGGTGATCAGAAACATGGTGTACCAAGTTTTACAAGGACTTGCCTTTATGCACAAACACGGTTTTTTTCATCGTGACATGAAgccagaaaatttattatgcatGGGGCCGGAACTGGTAAAGATAGCTGACTTTGGATTAGCCCGGGAAATACGGTCAAGGCCACCCTACACCGACTATGTGTCGACTAGATg GTATAGAGCACCAGAAGTTTTGCTACATTCGACGAACTATAATAGTCCAATTGATATTTGGGCTGTTGGATGTATTATGGCTGAACTTTACACATTCAGACCTCTATTTCCTGGCAAAAGTGAGATAGacgagatatttaaaatatgttcAGTCATTGGGACACCGGAGAAAGATGACTGGCCCGAAGGTTATCAGTTAGCATCAGcaatgaattttaaatttccAAATTTCACAAAAACGTCATTAGCTGTACTGATACCCAATGCAAGTCAAGAAGCTGTGATATTGATGGAAGATATGTTACAATGGAATCCTATTAAAAGGCCAACGGCACAACAATCTTTGAg GTATCCGTATTATCAAATTGGAATTCAACGTGTGGTTAGCAGTAAAAAAATTGGAGTATCATCGCAGAGAGAATTGATAATGAACAAAGTCAATCTTCCACCGCCGATTCCAAAACAATCAAATTATCATCAGCATGAAGATATAATCAATAACGTAGTACAATCTAG agtACAAGAGAAGATTGTACAGCCACAGCAACAACCGGTATTACCATTATTGAATCATAATAATCGTAAACGTGAAAACAACTCGTCTAAATGGGACGAAGATGATTTCGCTGATATCTTAGG AAGCAAGATAATCCCAGAGAGCATCGAAACAAAGCTACTGCCTGATCGTGTTTACAAAGAAAATCGTGCCAATTGGAATGCCAATTATGCCGAGGCTGAGAATTTCAAGCAGACCAATATGAATTGGTCATTACCGGTTTGGAACGAGACGATGCAATTAAAGAATTGGAATCAACAATCTCAATCGGCTACGAAGAACACTAGGAAGGTCTCAGCTAAACAACATTATCTCAGCGTGGCTCG aaACGGAGACACCGACTCGAATCGATCAAGAATTACGATGAACGGCATGATAGGTCCACCTAGTTCAGAAAAATATGAGGAATACAATGACAACTTTTGGGGACCCAGAGAGAACGTTGAGAATCAAACAAGGCAGCATTATCTCCCAAGAAATCGTTTCATAGCCGAGCAAAACTCAAGAATGCCTTATCCCAGTGTTTATGGTACGCATAATA
- the LOC127068656 gene encoding serine/threonine-protein kinase ICK isoform X2, producing the protein MRKKMNRYITLNQLGDGTFGSVVLGERIDTGEKVAIKRMKRKYYSWEEAMNLREVKSLKKLSHANVVKLKEVIRENDVLYFVFEYMKENLYQLMKDRDKLFPEPVIRNMVYQVLQGLAFMHKHGFFHRDMKPENLLCMGPELVKIADFGLAREIRSRPPYTDYVSTRWYRAPEVLLHSTNYNSPIDIWAVGCIMAELYTFRPLFPGKSEIDEIFKICSVIGTPEKDDWPEGYQLASAMNFKFPNFTKTSLAVLIPNASQEAVILMEDMLQWNPIKRPTAQQSLRYPYYQIGIQRVVSSKKIGVSSQRELIMNKVNLPPPIPKQSNYHQHEDIINNVVQSRVQEKIVQPQQQPVLPLLNHNNRKRENNSSKWDEDDFADILGSKIIPESIETKLLPDRVYKENRANWNANYAEAENFKQTNMNWSLPVWNETMQLKNWNQQSQSATKNTRKVSAKQHYLSVARYVAGQTTNLSSRNGDTDSNRSRITMNGMIGPPSSEKYEEYNDNFWGPRENVENQTRQHYLPRNRFIAEQNSRMPYPSVYEQPNKSALQTNLFGSVLNVRGSGGGLHGRTDWAAKYLK; encoded by the exons ATGCGGAAGAAGATGAATCGGTATATAACCTTGAACCAACTTGGTGACGGTACCTTTGGTTCCGTTGTACTTGGCGAACGTATCGACACTGGAGAAAAGGTCGccataaaaagaatgaaaaggaaatacTATTCTTGGGAGGAAGCCATGAATCTTCGAGAGGTCAAG TCCTTGAAGAAACTTAGCCACGCGAACGTTGTGAAATTGAAGGAAGTTATTCGAGAAAATGACGTACTATACTTTGTCTTCGAGTATATGAAGGAGAACTTGTATCAATTAATGAAGGATag ggACAAGCTTTTTCCAGAACCGGTGATCAGAAACATGGTGTACCAAGTTTTACAAGGACTTGCCTTTATGCACAAACACGGTTTTTTTCATCGTGACATGAAgccagaaaatttattatgcatGGGGCCGGAACTGGTAAAGATAGCTGACTTTGGATTAGCCCGGGAAATACGGTCAAGGCCACCCTACACCGACTATGTGTCGACTAGATg GTATAGAGCACCAGAAGTTTTGCTACATTCGACGAACTATAATAGTCCAATTGATATTTGGGCTGTTGGATGTATTATGGCTGAACTTTACACATTCAGACCTCTATTTCCTGGCAAAAGTGAGATAGacgagatatttaaaatatgttcAGTCATTGGGACACCGGAGAAAGATGACTGGCCCGAAGGTTATCAGTTAGCATCAGcaatgaattttaaatttccAAATTTCACAAAAACGTCATTAGCTGTACTGATACCCAATGCAAGTCAAGAAGCTGTGATATTGATGGAAGATATGTTACAATGGAATCCTATTAAAAGGCCAACGGCACAACAATCTTTGAg GTATCCGTATTATCAAATTGGAATTCAACGTGTGGTTAGCAGTAAAAAAATTGGAGTATCATCGCAGAGAGAATTGATAATGAACAAAGTCAATCTTCCACCGCCGATTCCAAAACAATCAAATTATCATCAGCATGAAGATATAATCAATAACGTAGTACAATCTAG agtACAAGAGAAGATTGTACAGCCACAGCAACAACCGGTATTACCATTATTGAATCATAATAATCGTAAACGTGAAAACAACTCGTCTAAATGGGACGAAGATGATTTCGCTGATATCTTAGG AAGCAAGATAATCCCAGAGAGCATCGAAACAAAGCTACTGCCTGATCGTGTTTACAAAGAAAATCGTGCCAATTGGAATGCCAATTATGCCGAGGCTGAGAATTTCAAGCAGACCAATATGAATTGGTCATTACCGGTTTGGAACGAGACGATGCAATTAAAGAATTGGAATCAACAATCTCAATCGGCTACGAAGAACACTAGGAAGGTCTCAGCTAAACAACATTATCTCAGCGTGGCTCGGTACGTCGCTGGCCAAACCACAAATTTGTCGTCCAG aaACGGAGACACCGACTCGAATCGATCAAGAATTACGATGAACGGCATGATAGGTCCACCTAGTTCAGAAAAATATGAGGAATACAATGACAACTTTTGGGGACCCAGAGAGAACGTTGAGAATCAAACAAGGCAGCATTATCTCCCAAGAAATCGTTTCATAGCCGAGCAAAACTCAAGAATGCCTTATCCCAGTGTTTATG